Below is a window of Polyangiaceae bacterium DNA.
CGGCACTTCGCGCGCGAGGAGGCGGCGATCGCTCCGGACGCCGCCGCCAGCGTCTTCCCCAAGCTCGCGAAGAACCTCGGGATCCTGAACCGGCACCACCCCCGCCTGCTGGCCGCCTTTCGTGACGCCGCCGGGCTGCTCGGAACGCCCGACCTCGACGCGGAGAAGGTGGAGGAGGTAACGCGGCGCGTTCGTGCCAGCATCGAGGCCATGCGCGACCACGAGCGGGCCGAGGCGGAGCTGTTCGATCTGGTCGAGCTCCCAGAGTGAGCAGCTGCGCGTGGGCTCGGACATGAGCCGCGATACCCCGCTCCCCGACCGGCTCGTGATCTTCGACGGGGTCTGCGGGCTCTGCGATCGGACGGTTCAGTTCCTGCTCGACCACGACACCGACCGTTCGCTCTACTTCACCACGATGAAGGGCACGACGGCGGCCCGCGTGCGCGCGCGGCACCCCGAGCTCGAGGGCGTCGACAGCATCGCGTTCGTCGAGCGGAGCGGCGACTCGGAGAGAGTCTACCTGCGCTCCAGAGCGGTCTT
It encodes the following:
- a CDS encoding hemerythrin domain-containing protein, which produces MVAEPKPEWIERIEAEHAQLRQLLEALEAKLGADESSPVAWGASVCETLDAIIPVLERHFAREEAAIAPDAAASVFPKLAKNLGILNRHHPRLLAAFRDAAGLLGTPDLDAEKVEEVTRRVRASIEAMRDHERAEAELFDLVELPE
- a CDS encoding DUF393 domain-containing protein; protein product: MSRDTPLPDRLVIFDGVCGLCDRTVQFLLDHDTDRSLYFTTMKGTTAARVRARHPELEGVDSIAFVERSGDSERVYLRSRAVFRIATYLDPGVRWLRVFGVVPERVADLGYDLVASLRYRLFGKLEACRVPDPSVRERFLG